TGGCCGGCGGCGCCGCCGGCCACCCGACGCGGCCGGTGGGTCAGCGCGGGGCGGGCTCGTCCGCCGCCGGGGCGGGGGTGTCGGCCCGGTGTTCCGGGCGGATCCGGCCGGGCCACCAGAACCGGTCGCCGAGCAGGAACGCCAGGGCCGGCACCAGGACGGTACGGACCAGCAGGGTGTCCAGCAGCACCCCGATGCAGACGATGACGCCGATCTGGGTGAGCAGGATCAGCGGCAGCACCCCGAGGACGGCGAACACGGCGGCGAGCAGGACGCCCGCGCTGGTGATGACGCCGCCGGTGACCCGTAGCGCGGAGAGCATGCCGTCGCGGGTGCCGGCCCGGCGGGCGTCCTCGCGGGCCCGGGTGACCAGAAAGATGTTGTAGTCGACGCCGAGGGCGACGAGGAACACGAAGGCCAGCAGCAGGACGCCGCTGTCCAGGGCGGGGAAGCCGAGCACGTGGTCGAAGAGCAGCCACGCCGCGCCGAGGCTGGCGAAGAACGACGCCACCACGGTCAGCACCAGCAGCAGCGGCGCGAGCAGGCCACGCAGCAGCGCCACCAGCACCGCCAGGACGAGCAGCAGGATGATCGGCAGGATGAGCCGCAGGTCCCGGCCGTTGGCCTCGTCGGAGTCGTGGGTGGCGGCGACGGTGCCGCCGACCACCGCCCCGTCGAAGGCGTCGAGTCCGTCGACCGTGGGCGGCGCGGAGCCGTCGACGGCGGCGACGGCGTCGCGTAGCGCCACGATGGCCCGGTCGGCGGCGGGGGTGCCGGGCTCGGCGTCGAGCACGACGTCGAGCTGGGCGATGTCGGCGCCGGTGTCGCCGGGGCGGACGGAGGCGACGCCGGGCACGGCCTCGGCGGCGGCGGCGACGGCCGGCACGGCCGTCGGGGCGGTGAGCACGGCGACCGGCGCGGTCGCGCCGGCGGGGAAGGCCCGGGCCAGGGTCTGCGCCCCGGCGACGGCCTCGGGCTCCACCCGGAACTGTTCGGTCTCGGACAGGCCGGTGCGGATGCCGAGCCCACCGGCGGCGAGGCCGGCCAGCAGCAGCACGGACAGCGCCGCGACCGGGACCGGGCGGCGGACCACGACCGCGCCGAGGCGGCCCCAGATCCGTCCCTCCCGGGCGGGGGCGCCGACGCGGGGCACGAACGGCCAGAACAGGCCCCGACCGCACAGCACCAGCGCGGCGGGCAGCACGAACAGCGCGGAGAGCATGGCGAACAGCACGCCGGTGGCGCAGGCCACGGCGAGGGCCCGGTTGGTCTCCTGCTCGGACAGCAGCAGGGTGAGCACCCCGAGGACGACGGTGCCGCCGCTGGCCAGGATCGGTTCGGCGGTGCGGCGCAGGGCGGCGCGCATGGCGGTGAACCGGTCGTCGTCGCGGCGCAGCTCCTCCCGGTAGCGGGCGATGAGCAGCAGCGCGTAGTCGGTGGCCGCGCCGAAGACCAGCACGCTGGCGATGCCGGTGACCGCGCCGGTCTGCAGGTTGATCCCGACGGCCGGGACGACGGTCTCGATGGCGCGCAGGGTGATCTGTTCGGTGGCGGCGACGATGGCCAGCGGCACGATCCACAGCAACGGGCTGCGGTAGGTGATCAGCAGCAGCAGCGCGACGACGCCGGCGGTGACCGCGAGGAGGGTGACGTCGGCGCCTTCGAAGACCCGGGTGAGGTCGGCGGTGAAGGCGGGCGCGCCGGTCACTTCCGCGCGCAGCGGGTCGGCCAGGTCGGTGAGGTCGTCGCGGAGCGCGGCGACCTGCTCGGCGACGGCGTCCTGACCGCCGGCGGTGGAGAACGGCACGACGAGCAGGGCCACCGTGCCGTCCGGGGAGATCTGCGGCGGGGCGACGCGACCGCCGTCGGCGTGCCGGGTCAGCTCGTCGGCGGTGGTGGTGACGGCGGCGCGGTCGGTGTCGGTGAGCGGGTCGCCGTCGGCGCGGCTGAGCACCACGATCGCCGGTTGCACGTCGGCCGACGGCAGCCGTTCCTGGAGGCGTTCGACCTGGGTAGACTGCCACTGGGTGGACAGGCCGGTGGCGGAGACGGGCGGCGGGTTGTCGGGGGTGGGCAGCCCGAAGACGACTCCGCCGACGACGATCGCGGCGACCACGGTGAGCCAGGCGGCCAACCGGCCCCGGGCGACGCGGGTGAACAGGGACATCGAAGCCTCACCGTCTCAGGAAATACTGCTTCTCAAGTATCTTGATGGTCGAGATTATCGGCCGGTGCGGTAGGCTGCAACCGCGGACGACCCCGGTGGTCGCGGGAGGAGAAGCGGCGCGAGGTGACAGGGCACGGCATGTACCGGCGGCGCGACACCCGGCGCGAGCAGCTCGTCGCCGAGATCACCAACAACCTCCGGCGGTACGCGGTGGACGCCCAGCACGTCGGCCACGCCTTCGCCGGCCTGCACGGGCTCAACGGCACCGACCTGCAGGCCCTGATCGCGGTGATGGACGCCGAGCTGCTCGGCGACCCGACCACCCCCGGCCGGCTCGGCGAGCAACTCCACCTCTCCTCCGGCGCGGTCACCGCCCTGGTCGACCGGCTGGAACGCGGCGGACACATCCGCCGCGACCGGGGCGCCACCGACCGCCGCAAGATCCTGCTGCGCTACGCCGACCGGGGCGCCGCCCTGGCGATGGAGTTCTTCCAGCCGCTGGGCTCCCGCACCGACGCCGTGATGGCCGGGTTCACCGACGCCGAGCTGGAGACCGTGCACCGGTTCATGGTGGGGATGAGCGCCTCCCTGCGGCAGCACCGCGACGCCGTACGGGCCGCCCGCGCCGAGCCACCCGAGCGTACGGAGGGCTGACCGGTGCTCGACCGGCTCACCACCGACCTGCTGCGGCTGCCGCCCGTCCGCGCCCGGGTCACCCTGACCCGCGACCTGGCCGTCCGGGTCCGCGACGGGGCGGCGCTGCGCACCGACCACCACGCCCCCGACCTGCCCGCCGCGCCCACCGTGCTGATCCGCACCCCGTACGGGCGGGGCGGGCCCGCCCGGCTGCTCGGTCGGCTGATCGCCGCCCGCGGCTACCACGTGGTGGTCCAGTCCTGCCGGGGCACGCACGGCTCCGGCGGCGACTTCGACCCGCTGGCGCACGAACGCGACGACGGCCTGGACACCCTCGACTGGCTGCGCCGGCAACCCTGGTACACCGGCGCGTTCGGCGCGTTCGGCGTCAGCTACCAGGGCTTCGGGCAGTGGGCGCTGGCCGCCGAGGCCGGCGACGAGCTGCGCGCCATGGTGGCGGTGGTCACCGCCTCGGCCACCCGCGACTCCACGTACGCCGGTGAGGCGTTCGCGCTGGACGCCGTGCTGACCTGGGCGGAGCTGATCCAGGCGCAGACCG
The sequence above is a segment of the Micromonospora sp. WMMD882 genome. Coding sequences within it:
- a CDS encoding MarR family transcriptional regulator, with translation MYRRRDTRREQLVAEITNNLRRYAVDAQHVGHAFAGLHGLNGTDLQALIAVMDAELLGDPTTPGRLGEQLHLSSGAVTALVDRLERGGHIRRDRGATDRRKILLRYADRGAALAMEFFQPLGSRTDAVMAGFTDAELETVHRFMVGMSASLRQHRDAVRAARAEPPERTEG
- a CDS encoding efflux RND transporter permease subunit, producing MSLFTRVARGRLAAWLTVVAAIVVGGVVFGLPTPDNPPPVSATGLSTQWQSTQVERLQERLPSADVQPAIVVLSRADGDPLTDTDRAAVTTTADELTRHADGGRVAPPQISPDGTVALLVVPFSTAGGQDAVAEQVAALRDDLTDLADPLRAEVTGAPAFTADLTRVFEGADVTLLAVTAGVVALLLLITYRSPLLWIVPLAIVAATEQITLRAIETVVPAVGINLQTGAVTGIASVLVFGAATDYALLLIARYREELRRDDDRFTAMRAALRRTAEPILASGGTVVLGVLTLLLSEQETNRALAVACATGVLFAMLSALFVLPAALVLCGRGLFWPFVPRVGAPAREGRIWGRLGAVVVRRPVPVAALSVLLLAGLAAGGLGIRTGLSETEQFRVEPEAVAGAQTLARAFPAGATAPVAVLTAPTAVPAVAAAAEAVPGVASVRPGDTGADIAQLDVVLDAEPGTPAADRAIVALRDAVAAVDGSAPPTVDGLDAFDGAVVGGTVAATHDSDEANGRDLRLILPIILLLVLAVLVALLRGLLAPLLLVLTVVASFFASLGAAWLLFDHVLGFPALDSGVLLLAFVFLVALGVDYNIFLVTRAREDARRAGTRDGMLSALRVTGGVITSAGVLLAAVFAVLGVLPLILLTQIGVIVCIGVLLDTLLVRTVLVPALAFLLGDRFWWPGRIRPEHRADTPAPAADEPAPR